The Canis aureus isolate CA01 chromosome 11, VMU_Caureus_v.1.0, whole genome shotgun sequence genome has a segment encoding these proteins:
- the IL23A gene encoding interleukin-23 subunit alpha, with protein MLGSRAVMLLLLLLLPWTAEPRAVPEGSSPAWIQGQQLSQKLCTLVWSAHPPMGHVDLPREEGDGETTSDVPRIQCGDGCDPQGLKDNSQFCLQRIHQGLVFYEKLLGSDIFTGEPSLLPDGPVGQLHANLLGLRQLLQPEGHHWETEQTPSPSPSQPWQRLLLRLKILRSLQAFVAVAARVFAHGAATLSP; from the exons ATGCTGGGAAGCAGGGctgtgatgctgctgctgctgctgctgctgccctggaCTGCTGAGCCCCGGGCTGTGCCTGAGGGCAGTAGCCCTGCCTGGATTCAGGGCCAGCAGCTCTCACAGAAGCTCTGCACGCTGGTGTGGAGTGCACATCCTCCCATGGGACATGTG GACCTACCAAGAGAAGAGGGAGATGGTGAGACTACAAGTGATGTCCCCCGCATCCAGTGCGGGGATGGCTGTGATCCCCAAGGACTCAAAGACAACAGTCAG TTCTGCTTACAAAGGATCCACCAGGGCCTGGTTTTTTATGAGAAACTGCTGGGCTCAGACATTTTCACAGGGGAGCCTTCTCTACTCCCTGATGGCCCTGTGGGCCAGCTTCACGCCAACCTCCTGGGCCTTAGGCAACTCTTGCAG CCAGAGGGTCACCACTGGGAGACTGAGCAAACTCCAAGCCCCAGTCCCAGCCAGCCATGGCAGCGCCTCCTCCTCCGCCTCAAGATCCTTCGCAGCCTCCAGGCCTTTGTGGCTGTAGCTGCCCGGGTCTTTGCCCACGGAGCAGCAACCCTGAGCCCGTAA